From a region of the Cloacibacillus sp. genome:
- the glsA gene encoding glutaminase A, which translates to MRDDRVLSTALLNEIANKSRVMSADGKVADYIPELALMSPELFALSCQPVGAEAVETGDTQEIFTLQSMSKILSLSFAIEYFGRDNVFRHVGMEASADSFNSLMRIEMTASKPSNPFMNAGAIAVCSLIYKAYKNDSVGLILELFKKITGAENGVDEKVFASERRSADRNRALAYFMKSMGFLHGDVDSILDFYFTLCSIRCTSGSLAKIAAMIAAGGHSCVTGEKIISKETVYILLGLMSSCGLYNESGEFAVRVGLPGKSGVCGGVLAAAPGRMGIGVFSPALNANGNSVAGVKALEMLSDELDLRRLKPEA; encoded by the coding sequence ATGCGAGACGACAGGGTCCTAAGCACGGCGTTACTGAATGAAATAGCCAATAAATCGCGAGTCATGTCCGCCGACGGAAAGGTCGCGGACTACATTCCGGAGCTAGCCCTCATGTCCCCGGAGCTTTTCGCGCTGAGCTGCCAGCCTGTTGGCGCGGAGGCTGTGGAAACGGGAGACACTCAGGAGATATTCACATTGCAGTCAATGTCGAAGATACTGTCGCTTTCCTTCGCCATTGAATATTTCGGACGTGACAACGTCTTTCGCCACGTCGGGATGGAGGCGAGCGCCGACTCCTTCAACTCGCTGATGCGGATCGAAATGACCGCCTCAAAACCCTCAAATCCGTTCATGAACGCCGGAGCCATCGCAGTCTGCTCGCTCATCTACAAGGCGTATAAGAATGATTCCGTTGGGCTTATCCTTGAACTTTTCAAAAAAATAACCGGCGCTGAAAACGGCGTAGACGAGAAAGTTTTCGCCTCGGAAAGACGAAGCGCCGACAGGAACCGCGCACTTGCATATTTTATGAAGAGCATGGGTTTTCTGCACGGCGACGTTGATTCAATCCTTGATTTTTATTTCACGCTATGCAGCATCCGCTGCACTAGCGGCTCTCTTGCAAAGATAGCGGCAATGATAGCGGCGGGCGGACACTCCTGCGTCACGGGGGAAAAGATTATCTCCAAGGAGACCGTATATATACTTTTGGGCCTCATGAGCTCATGCGGCCTCTATAACGAATCCGGCGAGTTCGCCGTGCGCGTGGGGCTGCCAGGCAAAAGCGGCGTTTGCGGAGGAGTGCTCGCGGCGGCTCCCGGGCGCATGGGCATAGGAGTCTTCTCTCCTGCGCTTAACGCAAACGGCAACTCCGTAGCCGGCGTGAAGGCGCTTGAAATGCTCTCGGACGAGCTTGACCTCAGACGCCTGAAACCGGAGGCCTGA
- a CDS encoding asparaginase domain-containing protein, protein MKNIKANAEGEVLVISTGGTIVSVDHGFGAEPDAAAAHAVLGSAAACFAARGLRCCTDFIFGEAGRDSSDIGPKEWAAISAKINDAAAHGVKKILVIHGTDTMAFTAAWLALAAPGAAVVLTGSQRTPEASDFDGDSNLRGAAELLCSIDEGVFIHFAGKNFRAPYVHKENSSELDAYTQSCGARALPEAPRSLLDAAAKVGSVPSEELLLLHVYPGVAPRFDGASKIVLLEGYGAGNMPQRLHEAFAAAYAAQKPVVIAASSCVHGAKAPGLYAGVGIAGLAAKNFTVFSQGSYSLEFLIALSYLALAAEPSAPEKVLELYLEKF, encoded by the coding sequence ATGAAAAATATAAAAGCAAACGCGGAAGGTGAAGTCCTAGTTATCTCAACCGGAGGCACCATAGTCTCTGTCGATCATGGTTTTGGCGCAGAACCGGACGCCGCCGCCGCGCACGCGGTGCTTGGAAGCGCCGCGGCCTGTTTTGCGGCGCGCGGCCTTCGCTGCTGTACGGATTTCATCTTCGGCGAGGCGGGCCGCGACAGTTCGGATATTGGGCCAAAAGAATGGGCCGCCATTTCCGCAAAGATAAACGACGCGGCGGCGCACGGCGTAAAAAAAATACTTGTCATTCACGGCACGGACACGATGGCCTTCACGGCGGCGTGGCTCGCGCTTGCCGCGCCCGGCGCCGCGGTGGTGCTCACAGGGAGCCAGAGGACGCCCGAGGCTTCTGATTTTGACGGCGACTCAAATCTGCGCGGCGCGGCGGAGCTGCTATGTTCGATAGATGAAGGCGTATTCATCCATTTCGCCGGAAAAAACTTCCGCGCCCCCTATGTGCATAAGGAAAATTCGTCGGAGCTTGACGCCTACACGCAGAGCTGCGGCGCGCGCGCCCTTCCTGAAGCGCCGCGCTCTCTGCTTGATGCCGCGGCAAAAGTCGGCTCGGTCCCTTCCGAGGAGCTTCTTCTTTTGCACGTTTACCCCGGCGTCGCGCCCCGCTTTGACGGCGCGTCTAAGATAGTGCTGCTTGAGGGCTACGGCGCCGGCAACATGCCGCAGCGCCTCCATGAAGCGTTTGCCGCGGCCTATGCCGCGCAAAAGCCCGTTGTCATCGCGGCAAGCTCCTGCGTCCACGGGGCAAAAGCGCCCGGCCTTTACGCCGGCGTGGGTATAGCGGGGCTTGCCGCAAAAAATTTCACAGTTTTTAGTCAAGGGAGCTATTCCCTTGAGTTCCTCATTGCATTATCATATCTTGCATTAGCGGCGGAACCGTCCGCTCCCGAAAAAGTTTTGGAATTATATCTTGAAAAATTTTAA
- a CDS encoding type II toxin-antitoxin system RelB/DinJ family antitoxin — protein sequence MAAETSVITVRVKNDTKRLAMENAEAAGIPLSTLINAFLVKFAAEGVVPFEIGVPCTPNAVTRSAMREAREGRATRCASIADMYAKSGIDKPGHA from the coding sequence ATGGCAGCGGAAACATCCGTTATAACAGTTAGAGTAAAGAACGACACAAAACGGCTGGCGATGGAAAACGCGGAGGCAGCGGGTATTCCGCTTTCGACGCTCATAAACGCGTTTCTTGTAAAATTCGCGGCGGAGGGCGTCGTGCCTTTTGAGATAGGCGTGCCATGCACTCCGAACGCAGTGACACGCTCCGCTATGAGGGAGGCAAGAGAAGGACGCGCGACGCGCTGCGCCTCCATCGCGGACATGTATGCCAAATCAGGCATAGACAAGCCCGGCCATGCGTGA
- a CDS encoding type II toxin-antitoxin system YafQ family toxin — translation MRELDITNQYKKDLRRAVRQGRDTDKLDEMIFLLLNDECIPEKNKDHDLKGGRIGFRELHLEPDWLLIYEKPDELRLTLTRLGSHSELF, via the coding sequence ATGCGTGAGCTTGACATCACCAACCAATATAAAAAAGATTTGCGCAGAGCCGTCAGACAGGGCAGAGATACCGATAAGCTTGATGAAATGATTTTTTTGCTCCTAAACGACGAGTGTATTCCAGAGAAAAATAAAGACCATGACCTCAAAGGCGGCAGGATAGGTTTTAGGGAACTTCATCTAGAGCCGGACTGGCTGTTGATATATGAAAAGCCCGACGAATTACGTCTTACACTGACACGGCTCGGTAGTCACTCTGAACTGTTCTGA
- a CDS encoding glutamate--tRNA ligase family protein, with amino-acid sequence MEKKIRVRFAPSPTGSLHIGGAHTALFNWLLARRTGGVFVLRIEDTDLERSTKEYEQSILDGMRWMGLDWDEGPDKGGEYGPYRQSERMHLYKKYAQQLLDEGKAYEHDGAVFYKIEPGKKLHFHDEVYGDIDVLSENASVNQDGTIKDIVIMKRDGMPTYNYAVVIDDYTMGINMVIRGEDHVINTPKQLLIYDALGFEAPSFAHLPMILGKDKKKLSKRQGATSVFEYNDMGYLPDGVFNFLALLGWSPRSGQDIFTREEAVELFDIKNVTRKPAVLDVDKLNHLNQEQMKRMAPEKLLEVIRPFWDKMGLPVCDFSDEYLASSLQTMGGRGQTTIQVAEFSDYFLDFSRVTERYDGSDIKEELRPKLQTIYGQLLEAWGCGECGHLHEEAERIFAANESSMKEAATPLRWALTGRKVSPGVFEVAAQLGKEETKKRLTHYGLI; translated from the coding sequence ATGGAAAAGAAGATAAGAGTAAGGTTCGCACCAAGCCCGACCGGCTCGCTTCACATCGGAGGCGCGCACACGGCGCTCTTCAACTGGCTGCTCGCGCGCCGCACAGGAGGCGTCTTTGTGCTGCGCATCGAAGACACCGACCTCGAACGCTCGACAAAAGAATACGAGCAGAGCATCTTAGACGGAATGCGCTGGATGGGGCTGGACTGGGACGAAGGCCCCGACAAGGGCGGCGAATACGGCCCGTATCGTCAGTCGGAGCGCATGCACCTTTACAAAAAATACGCGCAGCAGCTGCTTGACGAAGGCAAAGCCTACGAACATGACGGCGCCGTCTTCTACAAGATAGAGCCGGGCAAAAAACTGCACTTCCACGACGAGGTCTACGGCGACATCGACGTGCTCAGCGAAAACGCCTCCGTCAATCAGGACGGCACGATAAAGGACATCGTCATCATGAAGCGCGACGGGATGCCCACCTACAATTACGCCGTCGTCATCGACGACTACACGATGGGAATAAATATGGTCATCCGCGGCGAAGACCACGTCATCAACACGCCGAAGCAGCTGCTCATCTACGACGCTTTAGGCTTTGAGGCGCCCTCCTTCGCGCACCTTCCGATGATACTCGGCAAAGATAAAAAGAAGCTCTCAAAGCGTCAGGGCGCGACAAGCGTCTTTGAATACAACGACATGGGCTACCTGCCCGACGGCGTATTCAACTTCCTGGCTCTGCTGGGCTGGTCGCCGCGCAGCGGGCAGGACATCTTTACTCGCGAAGAGGCGGTCGAACTCTTCGACATAAAGAACGTCACAAGAAAACCCGCCGTGCTTGACGTTGACAAGCTGAACCACCTCAATCAGGAGCAGATGAAGCGCATGGCGCCAGAAAAACTGCTTGAGGTGATACGCCCCTTCTGGGACAAGATGGGGCTGCCCGTCTGCGATTTTTCAGACGAATATCTCGCCTCGTCGCTTCAGACGATGGGAGGCCGCGGCCAAACTACCATACAGGTGGCGGAGTTCAGCGATTATTTCCTCGATTTCAGCCGCGTAACAGAGCGCTACGACGGCTCCGACATCAAAGAGGAGCTGCGCCCTAAGCTGCAAACGATCTACGGGCAGCTGCTTGAGGCGTGGGGCTGCGGCGAGTGCGGCCATCTGCACGAAGAGGCCGAAAGAATATTCGCCGCAAACGAAAGCTCTATGAAAGAGGCGGCGACGCCTCTGCGCTGGGCGCTGACCGGACGCAAGGTAAGCCCCGGCGTCTTTGAGGTGGCGGCGCAGCTTGGTAAAGAGGAGACAAAAAAGAGACTTACGCACTACGGCCTCATATAA
- a CDS encoding glutamine--tRNA ligase/YqeY domain fusion protein, whose product MASENRNFISDIIAEDIKNGVVKEVVTRFPPEPNGYLHIGHAKSICLNFGMANEFGGRCNLRFDDTNPAKEETEYVNSIENDVKWLGFEWSELRYASDYFDQFYKWALDLIRAGKAYVDDQSAEQIRENRGTLTKPGADSPYRERTPEENLELFAKMTAGEFEEGSHVLRAKIDMASNNLNLRDPVIYRILKREHHRTGAKWLVYPMYDFAHGFEDAIEGVTHSICTLEFQDHRPLYDWFIASVDAPHVPHQYEFARLNITYTVMSKRKLHELVELGIVNGWDDPRMPTISGFRRRGYTASSIRRFCREIGVSKADSLVEVELLQHCLREELNKTAKRGMAVLRPLKVTLTNWPEGFVDELPAENNPEDEAAGSRTVKMGKEIYIEATDFMEEPVKGFFRMSPGKEVRLKHAYIIKCEEVVKDAEGGVTELRCTVDMESRGGDAPDGRKIKGTLHWVWAQDAVTAKINMYDSLFTLRNMNDMEDGKDYKDYLNPESLVVIENALVEPSLAAAAPLDKFQFLRHGYFCADSETTPERPVFNLTVSLKDSWGKEQKK is encoded by the coding sequence ATGGCGTCAGAAAACAGAAATTTTATCAGTGACATAATCGCGGAGGACATCAAAAACGGAGTCGTAAAAGAGGTCGTGACCAGATTTCCGCCCGAGCCGAACGGCTACCTCCATATCGGGCACGCAAAATCCATCTGCCTCAACTTTGGCATGGCGAATGAGTTCGGCGGCAGGTGCAACCTTCGTTTTGACGACACGAACCCGGCAAAAGAAGAGACGGAGTATGTAAACTCGATAGAGAACGACGTCAAATGGCTTGGTTTTGAGTGGTCTGAACTGCGCTACGCCTCCGACTATTTCGACCAGTTCTACAAATGGGCGCTGGACCTTATCAGGGCGGGCAAAGCCTACGTCGACGATCAGAGCGCGGAGCAGATACGCGAAAATCGCGGCACGCTTACGAAGCCCGGCGCCGACTCTCCTTACAGAGAGCGCACTCCTGAGGAAAACCTCGAGCTATTCGCTAAAATGACAGCCGGCGAATTTGAAGAGGGAAGCCACGTGCTGCGTGCGAAAATTGACATGGCAAGCAATAATCTTAATCTGCGCGACCCAGTCATCTACCGCATATTGAAGCGCGAACACCACAGAACGGGCGCAAAATGGCTCGTCTATCCTATGTACGACTTCGCTCACGGTTTTGAGGACGCTATAGAGGGCGTCACGCACTCTATCTGCACGCTGGAATTTCAGGACCACCGCCCGCTCTACGACTGGTTCATCGCAAGCGTCGACGCGCCGCACGTGCCGCACCAGTATGAATTCGCGCGCCTCAACATCACCTACACAGTCATGAGCAAGCGCAAGCTTCACGAGCTAGTCGAGCTTGGCATCGTAAACGGCTGGGACGACCCGAGGATGCCCACGATAAGCGGTTTCCGCAGACGCGGCTACACAGCCTCTTCAATTCGCAGATTCTGCCGCGAGATAGGCGTCTCAAAGGCCGACAGTCTGGTCGAAGTGGAGCTGCTGCAGCACTGCCTGCGCGAAGAGCTCAACAAAACCGCAAAACGCGGGATGGCCGTGCTAAGGCCCCTTAAGGTGACGTTGACGAATTGGCCCGAAGGCTTCGTAGACGAGCTGCCCGCGGAGAACAACCCAGAGGACGAAGCGGCCGGAAGCCGTACCGTGAAGATGGGAAAAGAGATATACATCGAAGCGACAGACTTCATGGAAGAGCCGGTGAAGGGCTTCTTTCGCATGTCGCCCGGCAAAGAGGTGCGCCTCAAACACGCCTACATCATCAAATGCGAAGAGGTCGTAAAAGACGCAGAAGGAGGCGTAACAGAGCTGCGCTGCACCGTGGACATGGAAAGCCGCGGCGGAGACGCGCCGGACGGACGCAAAATAAAGGGCACTCTGCACTGGGTCTGGGCGCAGGATGCAGTGACCGCGAAAATAAATATGTACGACAGCCTCTTTACCCTGCGCAATATGAACGACATGGAAGATGGCAAAGACTATAAAGATTATCTGAACCCAGAGTCTCTGGTCGTTATAGAAAACGCGCTTGTGGAACCGTCGCTTGCCGCAGCCGCCCCGCTTGATAAATTCCAGTTCCTGCGCCACGGCTATTTCTGCGCCGACAGCGAAACCACGCCGGAACGCCCCGTCTTCAACCTCACAGTCTCATTGAAAGATTCATGGGGGAAAGAACAGAAGAAATAA
- a CDS encoding DNA polymerase: MKKQMLLVDGHGLAFRGYYALPMNLAAEDGTPTNAILGFTNMLLKALDEWPVEGLGIFFDVKGPTKRHELFKDYKDGRKPTPESFKEQLPIILELCRAMGFPVFTREGVEADDLIVSTADEGARDGWEVKILSADKDLFQVISDDIEVIRPSRGVTDFGLYNEASFEEKYGFKPPLMADYLALVGDAVDNIPGVAGIGEKSAKELVSRYGALEGIYEHLNEMGKGRRAKLEEGRELAFRSRELIVPQKTEAVKFVDLDVKEPDMKQLAALCTRLGMKKLLSRFEGAEGVLAEEQAKAAAQNASDEAARAVRVSLDALLRSSELSLASDPEDKDRFFAADRAHNVASFSLSSPDELSKIAQWAKDGTLTLYGYRALMTARPEMPLPDAARINDLETAHYLLHPDQSGEKGIARVIGGPLPSGEELALRLFDFYGLCVPGIEKYGLEKVMREIDLPLAKTLAEMQRTGIYVDAKRLAAVGERLEKSVAETQEDINASIGEPVNLSSPKQVGTLLFEMLHLPPIKKNQTGYSTDAGVLEELSKLPEPMCEMPKKIIKFREEAKVNTGFVQPFLKLGREGGGIIHSTFDNLATGTGRLASRDPNVQNMPVFGDWADAFRECFVPRKEGYVFVAADYSQIELRVLADLTGEEKLMQAFHEGSDIHLETASWVFGLPPEDITPEQRRFAKVVNFGLLYGMSAFGLAQRLGIQRGAAQKMVERYFSVLPKVKEYINTSIAEAKERGYTLSSFGRIRPLAEVATVAGRGNSPLDRVAMNTPLQSAAADIAKIALFRFDEALKKDFPNARIVLQIHDSIICECREEDAAAVEKLLVETMEGVNVLKVPLKAEPKRGRSLKEV; the protein is encoded by the coding sequence ATGAAAAAGCAAATGTTGCTTGTGGACGGGCATGGTCTCGCCTTCAGGGGCTATTACGCGCTGCCGATGAACCTTGCGGCGGAGGACGGAACGCCGACAAACGCCATACTCGGCTTTACAAATATGCTGCTCAAAGCGCTCGACGAATGGCCGGTGGAGGGGCTGGGCATCTTTTTTGACGTAAAGGGGCCGACGAAGCGCCACGAACTTTTTAAAGATTATAAAGACGGGCGCAAGCCGACGCCGGAATCTTTCAAGGAGCAGCTCCCGATAATCTTGGAACTCTGCCGCGCTATGGGCTTTCCCGTCTTCACGCGCGAGGGCGTCGAGGCGGACGACCTCATCGTCTCCACCGCGGACGAAGGCGCGCGTGACGGCTGGGAGGTAAAGATACTTTCGGCAGACAAAGACCTCTTTCAGGTAATAAGCGACGACATCGAAGTGATCCGCCCGTCGCGCGGAGTGACGGACTTTGGCCTTTACAACGAGGCCAGCTTTGAGGAAAAATACGGCTTCAAGCCTCCGCTCATGGCGGACTATCTGGCGCTTGTCGGAGACGCGGTGGACAACATCCCCGGCGTGGCCGGCATCGGCGAAAAATCCGCGAAGGAGCTCGTCTCGCGCTACGGGGCGCTTGAAGGCATCTACGAACATCTGAACGAGATGGGCAAGGGACGCCGCGCAAAGCTGGAGGAGGGACGCGAGCTTGCTTTCAGAAGCCGCGAACTTATCGTGCCTCAAAAGACGGAGGCGGTGAAGTTTGTCGACCTCGACGTAAAAGAGCCGGACATGAAACAGCTTGCAGCGCTCTGCACAAGGCTTGGAATGAAAAAACTGCTCTCGCGCTTTGAAGGCGCGGAGGGCGTCCTTGCCGAAGAACAGGCGAAGGCCGCGGCCCAAAACGCAAGTGACGAGGCGGCGCGCGCCGTGCGGGTCTCTCTTGACGCTCTGCTTAGATCAAGTGAGCTGTCGCTTGCGTCAGACCCGGAGGACAAAGATAGATTCTTCGCGGCCGACCGCGCGCACAATGTGGCTAGCTTTTCGCTCTCCTCTCCGGACGAGCTTTCAAAGATAGCGCAGTGGGCGAAAGATGGAACCCTCACGCTCTATGGGTACCGCGCCCTCATGACGGCCCGCCCGGAAATGCCGCTGCCTGACGCAGCGCGCATAAACGACCTTGAGACCGCGCATTATCTTCTGCATCCGGACCAGAGCGGCGAAAAAGGCATCGCACGAGTCATAGGCGGTCCTCTTCCTTCGGGAGAAGAACTTGCCCTCAGACTCTTTGATTTCTACGGCCTCTGCGTGCCGGGGATTGAAAAATACGGCCTGGAAAAGGTGATGCGCGAAATAGACCTGCCGCTTGCAAAGACGCTTGCTGAGATGCAGCGTACTGGCATCTACGTTGACGCAAAGAGGCTGGCCGCCGTGGGCGAGCGGCTTGAAAAGAGCGTAGCCGAAACACAGGAAGATATCAACGCCTCAATAGGAGAGCCGGTCAACCTTTCGTCGCCGAAACAGGTTGGGACGCTGCTCTTTGAGATGCTGCACCTGCCGCCGATAAAAAAGAACCAGACTGGCTACTCGACCGACGCCGGAGTGCTTGAAGAGCTTTCAAAACTGCCGGAGCCGATGTGTGAGATGCCGAAAAAAATAATAAAATTCCGCGAAGAGGCCAAAGTCAACACCGGCTTCGTCCAGCCGTTTTTGAAACTTGGGCGCGAGGGCGGCGGCATCATCCACTCCACCTTTGACAACTTAGCAACCGGCACAGGACGCCTTGCCAGCCGCGACCCAAACGTGCAGAACATGCCGGTCTTCGGCGACTGGGCCGACGCATTCAGGGAATGCTTCGTCCCGCGCAAAGAGGGATACGTCTTTGTCGCGGCCGACTATTCGCAGATAGAGCTTCGCGTTCTCGCAGACCTTACAGGCGAGGAAAAGCTCATGCAGGCCTTCCACGAGGGAAGCGACATTCATCTGGAAACCGCGTCGTGGGTCTTCGGACTTCCGCCGGAGGATATAACGCCGGAGCAGCGACGTTTCGCAAAGGTCGTAAACTTCGGACTGCTCTACGGCATGAGCGCCTTCGGCCTCGCGCAGAGGCTCGGCATCCAGCGCGGCGCGGCGCAGAAGATGGTGGAGCGCTACTTCAGCGTGCTGCCTAAAGTGAAGGAATATATAAATACAAGCATCGCCGAAGCGAAGGAGCGCGGATACACGCTCTCCTCCTTCGGCCGGATAAGGCCGCTTGCGGAGGTGGCGACCGTAGCCGGACGCGGCAACAGCCCGCTCGACCGCGTGGCTATGAACACGCCGCTTCAGAGCGCAGCG